GTTGATCTATGTTCGGTCGGCTGCTAGAGCCAGTCGCGGTGCTTGAAGACGAAGTACAGGCTGACGCAGACGACGCCCATCAGGCCGATGGCCAGGGGGTATCCGAAGCCCCAGTGCAACTCCGGCATGTTCTGGAAGTTCATGCCGTAGACCGTTCCCACAAGTGTGGGTGCGAACAGAATGGCCGCCCACGAGGAGATCTTCTTGATCTCCTCGTTCTGCTCGAAGCCCGCTTCCGCCAGCGCTCGCATTTCCGCGTTCTGCTGCTGTGTCACCAGCGTCGTGTTGACCGCCAGAATATCCGCCAGCGCCTGGCGGAAACCGTCCACGCGCTCGCTGGTGTGGGTGACGTGGTCGGCAACGTCGCGCAGGTAGCGCTGGAGTTCCTCGTCCGTGCCGTATTTGGCGAAGCCTGCCATCAGGCCGTGCAGCATGCCCACCAGAGGGCGGGTGGCGCGTTGGAACTCGACCATTTCGCGGGAGAGTTCGTAGATGCGGCGGGACGCGGCGGGGTCGCCGCTGAAGACCTCGGTCTCGATCTCGTCGATGTCGTTCTGCACCCCGGCAACCACCGGGGCGTAGCCGTCGACCACCGCGTCGAGGATGGCGTAAAGCACTGCCTCGGGGCCCAGCGTCAGCAGTTCCGGGTCGTCCTCCATGCGGCGGCGCACCGAGGAGAGGTCAGGGGCGGCGCCGTGGCGGACCGTGATGACGAAGTCGCGGCCTACGAAGACATGGAGCTCGCCGAAGTCGACCTCTTCCTGCGCGTCGAGGTAGCGGGCCGCGCGCAGTACGACGAAGAGTGTCTCGCCGTAGCGTTCCAGCTTGGGGCGTTGGTGAGCCTCCATCGCGTCCTCGACCGCCAGCTCGTGGAGGTCGAACTCCTCGGCCAGTGTCAGCAGTTCGGACTCGGTCGGCCGGTGCAGTCCGATCCAGGCCATGCCGCGCGGTTCTTCGCGTAGTTGGCGGAAGGTCTCGGCGAGTGAATCGGGGCTGGAGACGCGCCGGCCGTCGCGGTAGAGCGCGGCCTGGACGATGCTCCCCTGATCTTTCTGGATCGGGGAGGGTGCCCCTGGGGCATGCTGCGCTGAGCCGCCCGAACCGCCTGTCGGAGTGAACCGGCGGCGCCAGGCGTGCTTCCTCGGGGTCGTGTCGGGGCGGGCCCTTCGCTCGGACATCCTGGTCACCTCCCGTGATCGCGTACCCGGTCTGAGCAGGATATACACGAGCGTCGGATTGCGGACATGGGCTGTCCGCAAGGACCCTCGTGGCGCGCCGCGATGCCGTTGGTCATCGGACCGGGCTCACTCGAAGCCGGCGTGTCGTGAACTGCTGCTCCTTACGGGGGAAGGCCTGCGTCACCAGCCGCGCTCGAGTGTGGACGCGAGATGCTCGTACCCGACCAGCGATTGTGTGATTGCAGGTAGGAGAGAGCGCCATGCGGATCCCCATGACCATCGCCGACTTTCTCGACCGGGCCGAGCTCGGGTTCTCCGACAGCCCCGGTGTGATCGACGAACTCGACCAACCGGCACCATCGGTGCCCGACGCCACCTACGGGCAGCTCGGTGTGCGCGTGCGCGCCTGGCAGGCGGGGCTGGATGCGATCGGGGTCGGTGAAGGCGAGCGTGTGGCCGTAGTCAGCCACAATTCCGCGCGGCTGCTTGAACTGCTCTTCGCGGTGCCCATGAGCGGGCGGGTGTGCGTGCCGGTCAACTTCCGTCTGAAGCCGGACGAGGTCGACTACGTCGTACGGCAGAGCGGCTCGTCGGTGCTCCTCGTGGACCCGGAGCTGGACGAGGGGCTGTCGGAGGTCAAGGCACAGCATCGCTTCGTGCTCGGTGAGCAGACCGATGCGGAGCTCATGCGGTTCGGGGTGGAGCCGCGCCCCTGGTCGCAGCCGGACGAGGACGCCACCGCGACCATCAACTACACATCGGGCACCACCGCCCGCCCCAAGGGTGTCCAGCTCACGCATCGCAACATCTGGGTGAACGGCCTGACTTTCGGGTTGCACACCCGTGCCTGGGAGCGGGACGTCTATCTGCACACCCTGCCGATGTTCCACTGCAACGGCTGGGGCATGCCGTTCGTGATGGCCGGGCTCGGTGCCAAGCAGGTCGTGCTGCGCAAGGTCGACGGCACCGAGATCCTGCGCCGAGTCGAGGCACACGGCGTCACTTTGATGTGCGGTGCGCCCGCGGTGTGGAACGCGGTGCTGGACGCGGCGGCCACCTGGGGAGGGGAGATTCCGGGCCGTGACCGGGTGCGCATCGTCTGCGCGGGTGCCCCGCCGCCGAGCCGGACCATCCAGCGGGTGGGAGAAGAGTTGGGCTGGGAGTTCACCCAGATCTACGGCCTGACGGAGACCTCACCGCTGCTCACCTTCAATCGCACCCGCCTCGCCGATGTGGGCCTGCCCGCCGAGGAGCGTGCGCACAAGCTGTCCCGTGCCGGGCTTCCGGCGCTCGGTGTGAAGATGCGGGTGTCCGACTCCGGCGAGGTCCTCACCAGGTCGAACGTGGTGCTCGACGGCTACTGGGAGAAGCCCGACGAGACAGCGGCGGCACTCCAGGACGGCTGGTTCCACACCGGTGACGGTGGCACCATCGATCTGCGGGACGGCCATCTGACGATCTCCGACCGGAAGAAGGATGTCATCATCACCGGTGGCGAGAACGTGTCGTCGATCGAGGTCGAGGACACCATCTTCAGCCACCCGGCCGTCGCGGAGGTCGCAGTCATCGGCGTGCCCGACGAGAAGTGGGGGGAGACCATCAAGGCGCTGGTGGTCCTCGCCGAGGGAGCCACCGTGCGTGAAGCGGACATCATCGCCCACTGCAAGCAGCGCATGGCGGGCTTCAAGGCGCCCACATCGGTCGAGTTCCGCGACTCCATTCCGCGCACCGCCACCGGCAAGATCCAGAAGTTCAAGCTTCGTGAGCCATATTGGGAAGGCACTGGACGCCAGGTGAACTGAAGCCATCCATAGGGGAGTTACGGGCGGGAGCCAGCTGCCCCGGCAGATGGGGTACGTGCCGGAGTGCGTACAGTGATCCACATGCCCGAATTGCAGCTGCTCCGCCCGGACCACGCCCCCGCGCTCCTTGCCTTCGAGCGCGAGAACCGGGCCTACTTCGCCGCGTCCGTTCCTGACCGGGGCGACGACTACTTCCGAGACTTCGAGGAGCGGCACAGTGCCCTGCTCGCCGAACAGGCGGCAGGCTACTGCTACTTCCACGTGCTGGTGGACCCCGAAGGCGAGATCCTGGGGCGGCTCAATCTGGTGGACGTGGCGGACGGCGCGGCCGAACTCGGCTACCGCATCGCCAAGCGCGCCGCGGGCCGCGGCCTCGCCACCCGGGCCGTCCAGGAGCTGTGTCAGCGTGCCGAGGGCGAGTACGGGCTGACACCACTGAGGGCCGAGACCACACTCGACAACCCGGCGTCCCAGGCCGTGCTCACCCGCACCGGGTTCGGCGTCGTCGGCGAGACAGAGCTCGACGGCCGCCCAGGCCTGTCGTACCTCCGCAGGCTCGACTCCCACGGGTCCGACGCCACCAACGCCCCCAACCCTCGCCGTTGAATCGGTTCTCCACGACCTCCGCGCGGGTGGGCTCGTCACGAGCCGGGCGCCGCCGGCGCCGCCATGCCCGTGTCTCATACCTGCCGGAGAGTGATACGTCTGATGATCCACGTCTCAGACACGTCCTCGTCACCACGGCCAACACCTCGCCTCACCGTTAGCATGGCGGGCCATGGAGCCGCCAGCCCACCCCTCGTCCGGGCCGCCCCGCTCGCTGCAGCTCGCGGTGACGCTTCTGGTCGCGGCGGCCGGGTCGCTGGAGACGATCTCCTTCCTCGGCTTGGACCGTGTCTTCGCCGGAGTGATGACCAGCAATCTCGCGCTGATGGGTATGGCCATCGGGCAGCAACAGGCCCTGAATGTGACCGCTGCCGCCCTGGCGCTGGCCGGGTTCGGCGTCGGTGCCGCGGCGGCCGCCCGGGTCACCCGGTGCAGCGAGATCCGTGAAGGGCGCTGGCATCCACGGGTGATGTTCTGCCTGATCGCGACGACCGTCATTCTCGTCGCGATCGCGGGGGCCTGGGCCGCCCTCGACGGCGCACCGCGCGGGGTCACCAGAAACCTGCTCCAGTTCGCGGCGGCCGTCTCCATGGGCGTCGAGTCCACCGCCATGGTGGCTGCGGGCCACGCCGCCGCCCCCACCACCTATCTGACCGGCACCATGGCCACCTATATCGTCAATGGGGTCGGATCGGGCCGCCAGGAGATCTGGATTCCGGTGCGGTTCGGCGCACTGATCGTGGGCGCAGCCCTTTCCGCCGCGCTGTTGAAAACCGCACCCGCCTGGGCGGCGGTGCCACCGGTCGCGCTGATGCTCTGTGCCCTGCTTGCCGCGCGCAGCCGCCGACCCGGACGATGAGGTCGACGATCGGCTGGCCGCGCGCATCGGCGACAGCTCAGCCGACCGGCGATCCCTCCTCGGCGGGGACGCCGATGAGCGGCTTCACGGGCTGATATTCCGGCAGCACTCGGGGGAGGATCCCGGCAGTCGACGAGGTATGACGGGAAGGGAACTGCGATGGCGGGGAAGGACACGGGGACGGCCAGGGCGCTCTCGTACACACACGGCACGGGCTCCGTTCCACTGCTCGGAGAAACGATCGGACGCAACCTCGACCGTACGATCGCCCGGTGCGCGGAACGGGAGGCGCTGGTCGATGTGCCGTCCGGGCGGCGCTGGACCTACGCGCAGTTCGGGGCGGACGTGGACGAGCTCGCGCGGGCGCTGCTCGCACGCGGGGTCGGCAAGGGCGACCGGGTCGGGATCTGGGCGGTCAACTGCCCCGAGTGGGTGCTGACGCAGTACGCCACCGCCCGGATCGGCGCGATCATGGTCAACATCAATCCGGCCTACCGCGCCCATGAGCTCGCCTACGTCCTCAACCAGGCCGGTGTCGGCATCCTGGTCGCCTCCCTCACCCACAAGACGAGCGACTACCGGGCACTGGTGGAACAGGTCCGCACCGAGTGCCCCGCACTGAGGTCCGTGCACTACATCGGCGACGACAGCTGGGCGGAGCTCCTCGCGTCGGCAGTGGGTGCGGGACGAGAAGAACTCGCCCGACGGGAAGAGCAGTTGTCGTGTGACGACCCCATCAACATCCAGTACACCTCAGGCACCACCGGCTTTCCCAAGGGTGCCACCCTCTCCCATCACAACATCCTCAACAACGGCTACTTCGTGGGCGAGATGATCGGTTACACCGAGCACGACCGACTGTGCCTTCCCGTCCCGTTCTATCACTGTTTTGGCATGGTCATGGGAAACATTGGCGCCACCTCACACGGCGCCTGTGTCGTCATCCCGGCGCCGTCCTTCGAGCCCGCCGCCACCCTTCGAGCGGTCCAGCAGGAGCGCTGCACCTCGCTGTACGGCGTACCGACGATGTTCATCGCCGAACTGAACCTGCCCGACTTCGCCGCGTACGACCTCGGCTCGCTGCGCACCGGCATCATGGCGGGCTCCCCCTGTCCTGTGGAGGTGATGAAGCGGGCGGTCGCCGAGATGAACATGGCGGAGGTGTCGATCTGCTACGGCATGACGGAGACCTCACCCGTCTCCACGCAGACCCGGCGTGACGACGATCTGGAGCGCCGCACCGGCACGGTGGGGCGGGCGCTGCCGCATATCGAGGTGAAGGTGGTCGATCCCGCCAGCGGGATCACTCTGCCGCGTGGTGAGGCGGGGGAGCTGTGCACCCGTGGCTACAGCGTGATGCTCGGCTACTGGGACGAGCCCGACAAGACCGCCGAGGCGATCGACGCGGGGCGCTGGATGCACACGGGGGATCTGGCCGTCATCCGCGACGACGGGTACGTCCAGATCGTGGGCCGTATCAAGGACATGATCATCCGCGGCGGCGAGAACGTGTACCCGCGCGAGATCGAGGAGTTCCTCCACGTCCACCCGAAGATCGCCGACGTGCAGGTCGTCGGCGTGGCGGATGAGCGGTACGGGGAGGAGATCCTCGCTGTCGTCATCGCCCGCGACCCCGCCGATCCGCCGACACTGGACGAGGTCGCCGGCTTCTGTCGCGAGCAGCTCGCCCACTACAAGATCCCCCGGCGGTTGGAGGTCGTGGACGCTTTCCCGATGACGGTCAGCGGCAAGGTGCGGAAGGTGGAGTTGCGGGAGCGCTACGGCTGAGCGTTCCCGAAGGGGCAGGGCGGGTGCCGTGCAGCTCAGGAGCGGGCGGCGCCTGTGGCGTAGGCGACGAAGCCGGATGGTCGCGTGCCGGGGCGCGACTTCGAACTCCGGCTCTTTCTTGACGAGCTGACGCCCCGTGTGGAGGGGGCCGACACGCGTGATGCACGGTGTCCGCCGATTTCGCGGGAGTTGACCGTGTCCGCGCCGCCTGCCGACCGGGGCTGCATCTCATGGGGGCGCTCGCCGGCCGGTGCCAGGTGCTGGAGCGGGTGCGGATGGGAGACCGTGCGGGCCGAACGCGACCTGGCGCACTCGCCGTGCGGCCCGGCTCAGGAACGGCCCGGTGGCAGCAGTGCGTCCGCCGGGCCGTTCACCGGCTGCGGTGTGCCGGTGAGATCCATGACGAACAGCGGGATGCCGAGGTCGTCCGCGCGAGCGCGGGCTTCGGTCGCGTAGCCCGCGAGCGAGAAGAAGATCCCCACCGCATCCTCGTTCAGCCCGTTCAACCAGAGACATTCGACAGCGCTCATCGTGGCCGGACGTGTGGTGGGATCGACCTGGGCGACCAGGCCGGGGCCGCGCAGGGCGAGGCCGGTGGCGTACCAGCCCTTCTGCTGGACGATCTCCTCGAAGCCGAGCCAGCGCAGATACAGCGCCGCCGTGGTCACCGCGTCGTCAGCCGTGCGGATCGTGACCGGGCGGAAGGTGGGGCGCGGCGCGGGGGCGGTGCAGGGTGGGGGGATGTGTGTGGGCAGCCCTGCCCGGCTGCCGCGGGCCTCCGCCGCTGCCGGTGACCGGACCGACGGGGGCACCGGGGGCGCCTGAGGTCCCGAAGGGACGGGCGGTGGTGCGGGCGACGCGGCGGGTCTGGGGGGTGAGGTCACCGGGCGTACCGGTATCCGCAGCACTGTCCCGCAGGGGCAGCCGAGCTCCGGCTGCGGCCATTGGTCCCGGCGTCCGCAGTTCTGGCAGCGGGCGGTGACCCAGTCCTCGGTCCAGGTGCGGTGGGTGATCGGTTGGGCGGGTGCGCCGCGCAGCAGCGGAGGCGCGACCGGAGCGCCGCACGCGCAAGGATAGACCGGTGCCGCGAAGGTGTGCGTACGGCGGCAGACCGGGCAGCGAACCGGTACCTGATCTCCCATTCTTCCCCGTCCCCCCTCGGGCGGCGCAGTCGTGCCTCGTGCGTGCCTCATGCGCGCATCGGACATACCTCGGGTGCACCTCTGTCGTCTTCGTGACGTCGGTCACGCCTCCTGGGTTCCATCGTCCACCACGCGTCAGTCCTGGGGGAGGGACTTCGGCCATCCGGCAGGGCGTCGCGGCCCCGTGCCGTCCGCATTCCCTTGACGTCCCCCTTCATGCGTCCTACTTTGATTCCGAATAACAGAAGTTATATTCCGTATTGCGGAAAATGAAAAAACGCGACGAAGTCCGATCCGCCAGGCCGAAGCAGGAGCCCCTCATGCCTCGTATGACAGCCGCCCGAGCGGCAGTTGAGATCCTCAAGCGCGAAGGCGTCACGCATGCGTTCGGCGTGCCGGGCGCGGCGATCAACCCCTTCTACAAGGCACTCCAGGAGGGCGGCGGCATCGACCACACCCTCGCCCGCCATGTGGAAGGCGCCTCGCACATGGCCGAGGGGTACACCCGCACCGCCCCGGGGAACATCGGTGTCTGCATCGGTACGTCCGGTCCGGCGGGCACCGACATGATCACCGGGCTGTACTCGGCGAGCGGTGACTCGATTCCGATCCTGTGCATCACCGGGCAGGCCCCGACGCATGTGATCCACAAGGAGGACTTCCAGGCCGTCGATATCGCCGCCATCGCCGGTCCCGTCACCAAGGCGGCCACCACCGTGCTCGAAGCGGCGCAGGTTCCGGGGGTGTTCCAGCAGGCGTTCCATCTGATGCGCTCCGGCCGACCCGGTCCCGTGCTGATCGACCTGCCCATCGACGTCCAGATGACCGAGATCGAGTTCGACCCGGATACGTACGAGCCGCTGCCGGTCTACAAGCCCGCGGCGACCCGTGCCCAGGTCGAGAAGGCGATCTCGTACCTGCTCGCGTCCGAGCGGCCGCTGATCGTCGCGGGGGGCGGTGTCATCGGCGCGGACGCGAGCGAGCTGCTGGTGGAGTTCGCGGAGCTGACCGGCACACCCGTCATCCCGACCCTGATGGGTTGGGGGGCCATCCCGGACGACCATGAGTTGAACGCCGGAATGGCCGGTCTCCAGACCGCGCACCGCTACGGCAACGCCAACTTCCTGGAGTCCGACTTCGTCCTCGGCATCGGCAACCGCTGGGCCAACCGGCACACCGGCTACAAGCTCGATGTCTACACCAGGGGCCGTACATTCGTGCATGTGGACATCGAGCCCACCCAGATCGGCAAGATCTTCGCCCCCGACTTCGGCATCACCTCGGACGCCAGGGCGGCCCTGGAGCTGTTCGTGGAAGTCGCCAGGGAGCTGGAGGCGGCGGGCAGGCTGCCCGACCGCACCGAATGGGTCCGCTCGACCCAGGAGCGCAAGGCCACCTTGCAGCGGCGTACGCACTTCGACGACGTGCCGCTGAAGCCGCAGCGCGTGTACGAGGAGATGAACAAGGCCTTCGGGCCCGAGACCCGCTACGTCACCACCATCGGGCTCTCCCAGATCGCGGGAGCGCAGATGCTGCACGTCTACCGGCCGCGTCACTGGATCAACTGCGGGCAGGCGGGGCCGCTCGGCTGGACCATCCCGGCCGCTCTGGGCGTGGCCAAGGCCGATCCGCAGGCGCAGGTCGTGGCGCTGTCGGGGGACTACGACTTCCAGTTCATGATCGAGGAGCTGGCGGTCGGAGCACAGCATCGAATCCCATACGTCCATGTCCTCGTGAACAACTCGTATCTGGGGCTGATCAGGCAGGCGCAACTCGCCCTGGACATCGACTTCCAGGTCAACCTGGAGTTCGAGAACATCAACGCGCCGGAACTCGGCGCCTACGGTGTCGACCATGTGCGGGTCGCCGAGGGCTTGGGCTGCAAGGCCATCCGCGTCAGGGAGCCGGAGGAACTGCTGCCGGCGATGGAGAGGGCGAAGAAGCTGGCGGCCGAGCATCGGGTGCCGGTCGTGGTGGAGGCGATCCTGGAACGGGTCACCAATATCGCGATGAGCCGAACGGCGGACATCAGTGATGTGTCCGAGTTCGAGGAACTGGCCACGGAGGCCTGGCACGCGCCCACAGCGATCAAACCTCTGAAGGTGTGAGTGGGTTGTCCGACGGCCGGGCGGCCGGCCGGGCGGGGCGGTCGACGACGGGGCCGAAGGAGTGGACCTCGCCCCATTCAGGCCCGGGTGGCGGCTGCGTACCGGAAGGGCGAATGGCCATGGCTCAAGCGCCCTTTGCGACTTGGCGCTTCCTGACGATGCCCCACCGTGTGAACCCACTGCTCAGACGGTGGCTGCGGCCGGCTCCCGACGAACCGGCCGCCAAGATCGACCTCATCGGATTCGGCACCGTGGCCGCGGTGACCGTCTTCCGGCGTGTGTCGTCTTCCATCTGGTCACAAGCCAGTTCTGGAAACTTCCCTGACGGGCTGACGGGCTGACTGACCTGTGCCCGGCCGGCTGGGCCTGCTTGTCCCGCACCGGCGGTCCCGGTGCGGGGCAAGTCAAGCGGTACGCCGGTTCAGCCCTGGCAGATCCCGCGGGCGTAGTCGTACGTGGCCGTCGCCTGCGCGTACTTCCACTGCGGAGCCAGCAGCTCGACGTCGAGCTGCGCCGCCGCCGAGGGGCTCTCCACGATGTATCCGAAGTCCTGGAGCCAGGCCGGGTACAGGTTCTTGGAGCCGATGTAGAAGGCCGAGCCGTCCACCGACACCAGCTTGTGGTGCTGGGCGTACGGCTTGCCGTCGGCCCAGGTGGCGCTGTCCGCGTTGCGCGCCGATGCGAGCTGGAGATTGCCGCACATGGCCGCGTTCGCGCTCGCGCCGTCACCGGTGATCCGGGTCAGGCGGCCGCGCAGCACATCGCTGATCTCGTCGAGCGACTTGATCTGCGAGTAGCCGCCGCTGCCGACCGCTCCGCGGTTGGCCGGGTCGCTGACGACGATACGGACCTTCACTCCGGAGGCCAGCTTCGCGGCAAGCGCGTCGTACAGCCGGATGTCGTAGCGCGGCAGTGGCGGGCAGGTGGCGTTCATGTCCTGCTGGGCGATCTCGACATGGGTGGTCGCGCTACCGACCAGCGCGCGCAGGGCGCTCTCCTCCGGGTTGACCGTGTCGTAGTCACGGTCGGCGTTGGTGCGGTCGGGCAGGCCGACGCCGCACTCGGTGTCGGACGCGGTCGGCAGCTCGGGGCGGAACGCCGACGACGAGTCGCGGTCCTTGATGCCGACACCGAGTCCGCCGACGGCGATCACCGGGACGTCACCGGTCGGGCCCGGCTGCGTCGTACCGGTCAGTGTCGACATGCAGCCGCCGCCACCGGAGGAGGCGAACCACACCTTGGTGAGGTTGTTCTTGTTGCCGCAGGTCCAGGACCACAGTTGGTCCAGGTAGCGGCCGGCCGAACCCGCCGCCGGGCCGGTGAGGGCGAGGTCCACGTCGGACACCGGGTGAGTGGTGTCGAGGTAGTCGCCCTTCCAGTTGTTGATGCCACCGGTGATGGCGGACCTGCTGTCCACCACGAGCAGCTTGGAGTGGTTCCAGGACAGCCCGGTCTTGGAAGTCGTCATCGACGCCACGTTCAGCGTGATGTCGTCTGCGGCGTCGCCCAGCTTGGCGACCAACTGGTCGCGGTACTTCGACGGCAGCACGTTCAGGTGGTAGAGCGGCGCTGCCCCGACCAGGACCCGCACCTTGATCTTGTCGCCCGACCCGCGTTTCGCCGCGGCGGCCCTGAGTCCCGAGGCGATGGCCTCCTGGAAGTCCCCGTCGGGGAACGGAGCCAGCGTGGATATGTCCACCGTGCGGGTGGCCTGTGCGATGTTCGCCGCCATCTTCGTCAGCAGCCGCTGGGTCCCTGAGCGTTCGGTGCAGCCGGTGTCACCCCAGCAGCCCGGTGTCTGGAGCAGCCAGCCGGATGGGTCGTCGGCCGGGGCGTCCAGCCGATTGCCCGAGGTGCGTTCCCACACCTGGCCTTCGAGGCCGGGGGACACCTCACGCAGCGTCCGCTCGATGGCGTCGAGATGCGGGGTGGACGGTTCGGCCGCGAGGGCCGGAGCGGCGGTGGGGAGCGGCGATACGGTCGCGGCGAGTACCGCCGTGATGGCTGCGAGACGGGTCGAGCGGCGGAGCCGGGCAGAAGCCAAGGTCGCTTCCTTGTCGAGTAGTCGGGGGTGTCGCTCACGGCCGTGACATCAGGCACGGAGCTTGATCAACTCGACAGAAGTTACCAGTCGGGAACTTTCAGTGATGAATCCAGGGCACGGGCAAGCGCGCTCTCATTTGCTCGAAATGGCTTGAAAGCGCGGCGTCTTCTGGGACCGCGGCGGGGCGGTGGGCTTCTGCGTCGCTCCTTCCTTCAGGTCAGGAAGGGGACGTGGGGGCCCGTACCACCGCACTGGCTCGCACCCGCCGCGGTCCGGTCTTGGGGTTGTGTTTCCTCGGGTTGTGTTTCGTCCGGTTGTGTTCGCTCAGTCCTCGCGCAGAGCGTGGACCGCCTCCTCGACGCGCTTGCCGTAGTCCGCGTCGGCGGCGTGGAAGTGCGCCAGGTTCTTCTCGATCACATCGTCACGGGATACCTGCGACAGACCGCCCGCGATGTTCGCGACCAGGCGCTGCTTCTCCTCTTCCGACATCAACCGGTAGAGCTCCCCGGCCTGGAAGAAGTCGTCGTCCTTGGTGTGCGCCGGTGCGGCGTGGGTGCCGGTCCAGCCCGAGACGGCCAGCGGCGCCGACAGCGCGGTGTCCGTCTGGGTCGGCCCGGAGTGGGAGTTGGGCTCGTAGTTCCTGTCGTAGCGGGATCCGTTGCGGGTGGCCATGAATCCGTCCCGGCCGTAGTTGTCGGCGGTGCCGCCCGGGCAGCCTTGCGGGGAGTTCACCGGCAGTCGGGTGTGGTTGACACCGAGGCGGTAGCGGTGCGCGTCCGCGTAGGCGAACAGACGTCCCTGGAGCATCTTGTCCGGCGAAGGGCCGATTCCGGGAACGAAGTTGTTCGGCGAGAAGGCCGCCTGCTCGACCTCGGCGAAGATGTTGTCGGGGTTGCGGTCGAGCACCAGCCGGCCCACCCGCCGCAGCGGATGGTCGGCGTGCGGCCACACCTTGGTGAGATCGAACGGGTTGAAGCGGTAGTCCGCCGCTTCGGCGGCGGGCATGATCTGCACGTACAGCGTCCAGGACGGCTTCACGCCGCGCTCGATTGCCTGGAGCAGATCCGTCTGGTGGCTGGCGGGGTCCTGGCCCGCGAGCTCGGCCGCCTGTTCGGAGCTCAGGCAGCGGATGCCCTGGTCGGTCTTGAAGTGGTACTTGACGAAGAACGCCTCTCCCGCCGCGTTGGTCCACTGGTAGGTGTGCGAACCGTAGCCGTTCATGTGGCGGTACGACGCGGGTATGCCGCGGTCGCCCATCAGCCAGGTGATCTGGTGCGTTGCTTCGGGGGCGTGTGCCCAGAAGTCCCAGACGTTGTCCGGTTCCTGACGGCCCGTGAACGGGTCGCGCTTCTGGGAGTGGATGAAGTCGGGGAACTTGATCGGGTCCTTGATGAAGAACACCGGGGTGTTGTTCCCGACGAGGTCGTAGTTGCCCTCTGAGGTGTAGAACTTCAGCGCGAAGCCTCGCGGGTCGCGTACCGCGTCCGCGCCGCCGAGGGCGTCGGCGACGGTCGAGAAGCGGATGAACGTGTCGGTGCGCTTGCCCAC
This DNA window, taken from Streptomyces sp. SCSIO 30461, encodes the following:
- a CDS encoding magnesium and cobalt transport protein CorA, with the translated sequence MSERRARPDTTPRKHAWRRRFTPTGGSGGSAQHAPGAPSPIQKDQGSIVQAALYRDGRRVSSPDSLAETFRQLREEPRGMAWIGLHRPTESELLTLAEEFDLHELAVEDAMEAHQRPKLERYGETLFVVLRAARYLDAQEEVDFGELHVFVGRDFVITVRHGAAPDLSSVRRRMEDDPELLTLGPEAVLYAILDAVVDGYAPVVAGVQNDIDEIETEVFSGDPAASRRIYELSREMVEFQRATRPLVGMLHGLMAGFAKYGTDEELQRYLRDVADHVTHTSERVDGFRQALADILAVNTTLVTQQQNAEMRALAEAGFEQNEEIKKISSWAAILFAPTLVGTVYGMNFQNMPELHWGFGYPLAIGLMGVVCVSLYFVFKHRDWL
- a CDS encoding AMP-binding protein, with protein sequence MRIPMTIADFLDRAELGFSDSPGVIDELDQPAPSVPDATYGQLGVRVRAWQAGLDAIGVGEGERVAVVSHNSARLLELLFAVPMSGRVCVPVNFRLKPDEVDYVVRQSGSSVLLVDPELDEGLSEVKAQHRFVLGEQTDAELMRFGVEPRPWSQPDEDATATINYTSGTTARPKGVQLTHRNIWVNGLTFGLHTRAWERDVYLHTLPMFHCNGWGMPFVMAGLGAKQVVLRKVDGTEILRRVEAHGVTLMCGAPAVWNAVLDAAATWGGEIPGRDRVRIVCAGAPPPSRTIQRVGEELGWEFTQIYGLTETSPLLTFNRTRLADVGLPAEERAHKLSRAGLPALGVKMRVSDSGEVLTRSNVVLDGYWEKPDETAAALQDGWFHTGDGGTIDLRDGHLTISDRKKDVIITGGENVSSIEVEDTIFSHPAVAEVAVIGVPDEKWGETIKALVVLAEGATVREADIIAHCKQRMAGFKAPTSVEFRDSIPRTATGKIQKFKLREPYWEGTGRQVN
- a CDS encoding GNAT family N-acetyltransferase is translated as MPELQLLRPDHAPALLAFERENRAYFAASVPDRGDDYFRDFEERHSALLAEQAAGYCYFHVLVDPEGEILGRLNLVDVADGAAELGYRIAKRAAGRGLATRAVQELCQRAEGEYGLTPLRAETTLDNPASQAVLTRTGFGVVGETELDGRPGLSYLRRLDSHGSDATNAPNPRR
- a CDS encoding YoaK family protein codes for the protein MEPPAHPSSGPPRSLQLAVTLLVAAAGSLETISFLGLDRVFAGVMTSNLALMGMAIGQQQALNVTAAALALAGFGVGAAAAARVTRCSEIREGRWHPRVMFCLIATTVILVAIAGAWAALDGAPRGVTRNLLQFAAAVSMGVESTAMVAAGHAAAPTTYLTGTMATYIVNGVGSGRQEIWIPVRFGALIVGAALSAALLKTAPAWAAVPPVALMLCALLAARSRRPGR
- a CDS encoding AMP-binding protein, whose protein sequence is MAGKDTGTARALSYTHGTGSVPLLGETIGRNLDRTIARCAEREALVDVPSGRRWTYAQFGADVDELARALLARGVGKGDRVGIWAVNCPEWVLTQYATARIGAIMVNINPAYRAHELAYVLNQAGVGILVASLTHKTSDYRALVEQVRTECPALRSVHYIGDDSWAELLASAVGAGREELARREEQLSCDDPINIQYTSGTTGFPKGATLSHHNILNNGYFVGEMIGYTEHDRLCLPVPFYHCFGMVMGNIGATSHGACVVIPAPSFEPAATLRAVQQERCTSLYGVPTMFIAELNLPDFAAYDLGSLRTGIMAGSPCPVEVMKRAVAEMNMAEVSICYGMTETSPVSTQTRRDDDLERRTGTVGRALPHIEVKVVDPASGITLPRGEAGELCTRGYSVMLGYWDEPDKTAEAIDAGRWMHTGDLAVIRDDGYVQIVGRIKDMIIRGGENVYPREIEEFLHVHPKIADVQVVGVADERYGEEILAVVIARDPADPPTLDEVAGFCREQLAHYKIPRRLEVVDAFPMTVSGKVRKVELRERYG
- the gcl gene encoding glyoxylate carboligase, whose product is MTAARAAVEILKREGVTHAFGVPGAAINPFYKALQEGGGIDHTLARHVEGASHMAEGYTRTAPGNIGVCIGTSGPAGTDMITGLYSASGDSIPILCITGQAPTHVIHKEDFQAVDIAAIAGPVTKAATTVLEAAQVPGVFQQAFHLMRSGRPGPVLIDLPIDVQMTEIEFDPDTYEPLPVYKPAATRAQVEKAISYLLASERPLIVAGGGVIGADASELLVEFAELTGTPVIPTLMGWGAIPDDHELNAGMAGLQTAHRYGNANFLESDFVLGIGNRWANRHTGYKLDVYTRGRTFVHVDIEPTQIGKIFAPDFGITSDARAALELFVEVARELEAAGRLPDRTEWVRSTQERKATLQRRTHFDDVPLKPQRVYEEMNKAFGPETRYVTTIGLSQIAGAQMLHVYRPRHWINCGQAGPLGWTIPAALGVAKADPQAQVVALSGDYDFQFMIEELAVGAQHRIPYVHVLVNNSYLGLIRQAQLALDIDFQVNLEFENINAPELGAYGVDHVRVAEGLGCKAIRVREPEELLPAMERAKKLAAEHRVPVVVEAILERVTNIAMSRTADISDVSEFEELATEAWHAPTAIKPLKV